In the Selenomonadales bacterium genome, TTTGATGGACAGGTTGGCGACGTATGTTCCGCGGCGCGGGAGCATGACGACGTAGCCTTCGAGTTCGAGTTTGCGGATGGCTTCGCGTACGGGTGTACGGCTGACGCCGAGTTCTTCTGCGATCTGAATTTCCATGAGGCGTTCGCCCGGTTCTAAGATGCCGTCACGGATGGCTTCGCGAAGTGTTTCACAGACGACTTCTCTGAGCGGTTGGTAGCTGTCTAAGCGAATGGGTGCTAATTTTCTTTCCATAGTTATATTTCCTCTCCTTGGCACGTTGCGGTAGTGCAAATGGTGTATGTGCTGTATTTTTGTTTCATGGTGTCTGCGATGCGCTTGGCATCTTGTGCCGATTTGGCAAAGGCGAATACGGTGGGGCCGCTGCCCGACATCATGGCTTTGTCTGCGCCTGCTTCTACGAGTGCGCGTTTGATCTCGTCTATTTCGGGGCGAAGCGGGATGGTGACGGTTTCTAAGACGTTGCCCATGGCTTCGTAGACGCGCGTGATGTTTCCGCTTTCGATGGCGCGTATCATGCGGTCGGCGGTGGGATGCGTTTCGACATTTTCGGCGCG is a window encoding:
- a CDS encoding 4-(cytidine 5'-diphospho)-2-C-methyl-D-erythritol kinase → RGEVLARVSSLGEYPLVLVKPPLGVSTAAAYGGYRAENVETHPTADRMIRAIESGNITRVYEAMGNVLETVTIPLRPEIDEIKRALVEAGADKAMMSGSGPTVFAFAKSAQDAKRIADTMKQKYSTYTICTTATCQGEEI